In a single window of the Agromyces sp. H17E-10 genome:
- the tsaD gene encoding tRNA (adenosine(37)-N6)-threonylcarbamoyltransferase complex transferase subunit TsaD: MNTDAPLILGIETSCDETGVGIVRGQTLLANVIASSMEEHARYGGVVPEVAARAHLEALGPTIRAALAEASVSLDDLDGVAVTSGPGLAGALMVGVGAAKALALSKGLPIYAVNHLVGHVGADLLDAADPLETPTVALLVSGGHTSLLLVRDLVSDVELLGETIDDAAGEAFDKVARVLGLPYPGGPEIDRAAVGGDPNAIRFPRGLTRPKDLVAHRWDFSFSGLKTAVARWVEQREAAGSPVPTADVAASFREAVVDVLVSKAVDACTELGVPRLLLGGGVIANARLREVATERADAAGIALRIPPLSLCTDNGAMIAALGAQLVMAGHAPSELGFGADSTLPVTEIQVV; encoded by the coding sequence ATGAACACCGACGCACCGCTCATCCTCGGCATCGAGACCTCGTGCGACGAGACCGGCGTCGGCATCGTGCGGGGCCAGACCCTGCTGGCCAACGTCATCGCCTCGTCGATGGAGGAGCACGCCCGATACGGCGGCGTCGTGCCAGAGGTGGCCGCGCGGGCGCACCTCGAGGCGCTCGGCCCGACGATCCGGGCGGCGCTCGCCGAGGCATCCGTCTCGCTCGACGACCTCGACGGGGTGGCCGTGACGAGCGGTCCGGGGCTCGCCGGGGCGCTCATGGTCGGGGTCGGCGCCGCCAAGGCGCTCGCGCTGTCGAAGGGCCTGCCGATCTACGCGGTCAACCACCTCGTCGGGCACGTCGGCGCCGACCTGCTCGACGCGGCCGACCCGCTCGAGACGCCCACCGTGGCGCTCCTCGTCTCGGGCGGGCACACCTCGCTGCTGCTCGTGCGCGATCTCGTCTCGGACGTCGAACTGCTGGGCGAGACGATCGACGACGCGGCCGGCGAGGCGTTCGACAAGGTCGCCCGCGTGCTCGGCCTGCCCTACCCGGGCGGACCCGAGATCGACCGCGCGGCCGTCGGCGGCGACCCGAACGCGATCCGCTTCCCGCGCGGGCTCACCCGGCCGAAAGACCTGGTCGCCCACCGCTGGGACTTCAGCTTCTCCGGCCTGAAGACCGCCGTCGCGCGATGGGTCGAGCAGCGCGAGGCCGCAGGCTCGCCCGTGCCGACGGCCGACGTGGCCGCGAGCTTCCGCGAGGCGGTCGTCGACGTGCTCGTCTCCAAGGCGGTCGACGCGTGCACCGAGCTCGGCGTGCCGAGGCTGCTGCTCGGGGGCGGCGTCATCGCGAACGCGAGGCTGCGCGAGGTCGCGACCGAGCGGGCGGATGCCGCCGGCATCGCGCTGCGCATTCCGCCGTTGTCGCTCTGCACCGACAACGGCGCGATGATCGCGGCGCTCGGTGCCCAGCTCGTGATGGCGGGACATGCTCCGTCCGAGCTCGGATTCGGCGCCGACTCGACGCTGCCCGTCACCGAGATCCAGGTCGTCTGA
- a CDS encoding DUF4190 domain-containing protein has translation MTDPRNPDETPETPEVPGAPVEPEVPSVPEPDLPAPAEPGVPGEPEPVVPVDASASGPEVPEVPSAPEPPAAPEPPAPPAPPAPPAPPAYGTPGATPPAYGSATPPPPPAPNAYGAPAAQPAYGAPGYAAPAYGAAPAKKTPVFSLISLIAGIVGLVGFAVVFLPFIGGVLQLFIPAAAVVLGFIGKSKEPQAKGMWLTGIILGFVGIGIALLSFVLWGVLFSTADYYSPSYDY, from the coding sequence ATGACTGATCCGAGAAATCCCGACGAGACGCCCGAGACCCCCGAGGTCCCCGGCGCCCCCGTCGAGCCCGAGGTGCCGAGCGTGCCCGAACCCGACCTTCCTGCTCCGGCGGAACCGGGCGTGCCCGGCGAGCCCGAGCCGGTCGTGCCGGTCGATGCGTCAGCGTCGGGGCCCGAGGTGCCCGAGGTGCCGAGCGCACCCGAGCCCCCGGCCGCCCCCGAACCGCCCGCGCCGCCTGCACCCCCGGCGCCCCCGGCGCCGCCCGCGTACGGCACGCCCGGTGCGACGCCGCCGGCATACGGTTCGGCGACCCCGCCGCCTCCGCCCGCGCCGAACGCGTACGGTGCGCCCGCGGCGCAGCCCGCGTACGGTGCGCCCGGCTACGCGGCACCGGCCTACGGTGCGGCTCCCGCGAAGAAGACGCCGGTGTTCAGCCTCATCTCGCTGATCGCCGGCATCGTGGGCCTCGTCGGCTTCGCCGTCGTGTTCCTGCCGTTCATCGGCGGCGTGCTGCAGCTGTTCATCCCGGCTGCGGCGGTGGTGCTCGGCTTCATCGGCAAGAGCAAGGAGCCGCAGGCGAAGGGCATGTGGCTGACCGGCATCATCCTCGGGTTCGTCGGCATCGGCATCGCGCTGCTGTCGTTCGTGCTCTGGGGCGTGCTCTTCTCGACGGCGGACTACTACTCGCCGTCGTACGACTACTGA
- a CDS encoding DUF4190 domain-containing protein encodes MTDPNLPEQPASQPAPPAPEAPAAPAAPAYGAPAAPAAPAYAAPAYSAPASSKTNVLAIVSLVSAFFISLVAVITGHIALSQIKKTGEQGRGLAIAGLIIGYVGLVVGLIWIVFAIIIAGVAASQGYSTY; translated from the coding sequence GTGACCGACCCGAACCTTCCCGAGCAGCCCGCCTCCCAGCCGGCTCCGCCTGCTCCCGAGGCTCCTGCCGCTCCTGCCGCACCCGCCTACGGCGCGCCCGCAGCGCCCGCTGCACCGGCCTACGCCGCCCCGGCCTACTCGGCCCCGGCGAGCTCGAAGACCAACGTGCTCGCGATCGTCTCGCTCGTCTCGGCCTTCTTCATCTCCCTCGTCGCCGTCATCACGGGCCACATCGCGCTCAGCCAGATCAAGAAGACCGGTGAGCAGGGTCGCGGCCTCGCCATCGCCGGCCTCATCATCGGCTACGTCGGCCTCGTCGTGGGCCTGATCTGGATCGTGTTCGCGATCATCATCGCCGGCGTCGCCGCGTCGCAGGGCTACAGCACGTACTGA
- the tsaE gene encoding tRNA (adenosine(37)-N6)-threonylcarbamoyltransferase complex ATPase subunit type 1 TsaE, whose amino-acid sequence MEAFGRRLGAALSAGDLVVLTGPLGAGKTTLTRGIGAGLGVRGPVQSPTFVLARTHPSLGDGPPLVHVDAYRLGSAELVDDLDLDFARSVVVVEWGAGLVEEAGDAWLEIVIERPTGASAASDAGPDGPGAPEAGDPGASDLDGDEPRTVTLTGPLLARVGDALDD is encoded by the coding sequence ATGGAGGCGTTCGGCCGGCGACTCGGCGCAGCGCTCAGCGCCGGCGACCTCGTCGTGCTCACCGGCCCGCTCGGCGCGGGCAAGACGACGCTCACGCGCGGCATCGGTGCCGGCCTCGGCGTGCGCGGTCCCGTGCAGAGCCCGACCTTCGTGCTCGCCCGCACGCACCCGAGCCTCGGCGACGGTCCGCCGCTCGTGCACGTCGACGCCTACCGGCTCGGCAGTGCGGAGCTCGTCGACGACCTCGACCTCGACTTCGCGCGGTCGGTCGTCGTCGTCGAGTGGGGCGCCGGCCTCGTCGAGGAGGCGGGCGACGCCTGGCTCGAGATCGTGATCGAGCGACCGACGGGGGCGAGTGCGGCGAGCGACGCAGGCCCCGACGGTCCGGGCGCCCCCGAGGCGGGCGACCCCGGGGCATCCGACCTCGACGGCGACGAGCCGCGCACGGTGACGCTCACCGGTCCGTTGCTGGCACGGGTGGGCGACGCGCTCGACGACTGA
- the tsaB gene encoding tRNA (adenosine(37)-N6)-threonylcarbamoyltransferase complex dimerization subunit type 1 TsaB: MLLAIDTSTGTSVAIVDRDRATGDLRTLAETGTDDTMRHAEVIGGFIRDALATAGIDPASLSGVAGGMGPGPFTGLRVGIAAAHAFALGIDRPFVPVPSHDAIAWSRYTAGETGPLQVVTDARRREFAISEYDGLDADGLPVRLSGPGLVPRDALPDPVGARFEATIVSAAAVGLVAELAFAAGRLPLTDDAPLYLRAPDVTPSAGKRVLR; the protein is encoded by the coding sequence ATGCTGCTGGCGATCGACACCTCGACGGGCACGAGCGTCGCCATCGTCGACCGCGACCGCGCGACCGGCGACCTGCGAACGCTCGCCGAGACCGGCACCGACGACACCATGCGGCACGCCGAGGTGATCGGCGGATTCATCCGCGACGCCCTCGCCACCGCGGGCATCGACCCCGCGAGCCTCTCCGGCGTCGCGGGCGGCATGGGTCCCGGCCCGTTCACGGGCCTGCGCGTCGGCATCGCCGCGGCGCACGCGTTCGCCCTCGGCATCGACCGCCCGTTCGTGCCGGTGCCGAGCCACGACGCGATCGCCTGGAGCCGCTACACCGCGGGCGAGACCGGTCCGCTGCAGGTCGTCACCGACGCGAGGCGGCGCGAGTTCGCGATCTCGGAGTACGACGGACTCGACGCCGACGGCCTGCCCGTGCGGCTGTCCGGCCCAGGGCTGGTGCCGCGCGACGCACTGCCCGACCCGGTCGGCGCGCGCTTCGAAGCGACGATCGTCTCGGCCGCCGCGGTCGGCCTCGTCGCCGAGCTCGCCTTCGCCGCCGGCCGGCTGCCGCTCACCGACGACGCGCCGCTCTACCTGCGCGCCCCCGACGTGACCCCTTCGGCAGGCAAGCGGGTGCTCCGGTGA
- the rimI gene encoding ribosomal protein S18-alanine N-acetyltransferase: MSVFMRRAKPADLEAVMQLERATFTDDAWPEEAMRREIESPHGYYLVAVDDEHDEDAAWPPLLGYAGLLAPSGGDQGDIQTIAIDPAARGMGLGRGLMHALITESRRRGIAQLFLEVRADNPIARSLYDSLGFVEIGVRPRYYRNGVDAVLMRLDVPPAVTRPAADGPGPIGGNR; encoded by the coding sequence GTGAGCGTGTTCATGCGTCGGGCGAAGCCGGCCGACCTCGAGGCCGTCATGCAGCTCGAGCGGGCGACGTTCACCGACGACGCCTGGCCCGAGGAGGCCATGCGGCGCGAGATCGAGAGCCCGCACGGCTACTACCTCGTCGCCGTCGACGACGAGCACGACGAGGATGCCGCGTGGCCGCCGCTGCTCGGCTACGCCGGGCTGCTCGCCCCGTCGGGCGGCGACCAGGGCGACATCCAGACCATCGCGATCGACCCCGCCGCGCGCGGCATGGGGCTCGGCCGCGGCCTCATGCACGCGCTCATCACCGAGTCGCGCCGCCGGGGCATCGCGCAGCTCTTCCTCGAGGTGCGGGCCGACAACCCGATCGCCCGGTCCCTCTACGACTCGCTCGGGTTCGTCGAGATCGGGGTGCGGCCCCGCTACTACCGAAACGGGGTCGACGCCGTGCTCATGCGGCTCGACGTGCCGCCGGCGGTGACCCGGCCGGCCGCCGACGGGCCCGGGCCGATCGGAGGCAACCGATGA
- the alr gene encoding alanine racemase, whose product MSDQNGQDAAAPAFREALIDLDAVVHNVRTVAERVAPAEIIAVVKADAYGHGAVATARAALAAGATRLGVADLDEAFELRDAGIDAPVVAWLHDPGADFAAAVAADVELGVSSRAQLDEIASAAAGAAARVHLKIDTGLSRNGVPATEWPAVVARAVELERAERIGVVGIFSHFANTSREVDADQLAAFERALAIAEQAGLTGRLRHIASSEQALRDPSSRYDAVRIGIGLYGLTPFGDGTTSADLGLTPAMTLRARVAAVRRVDAGAGASYGHIWHANAETTLALVPLGYADGIPRQASGQGAEVLIGGRRRPVVGRVAMDQFIVDAGDAPVAVGDEVVVFGDPATGAPTADEWGAAAGTIGYEIVTRIGPRVPRRYTGGPRTVPWPEAEDL is encoded by the coding sequence ATGAGCGACCAGAACGGGCAGGATGCCGCTGCGCCGGCGTTCCGCGAGGCGCTGATCGACCTCGACGCCGTCGTGCACAACGTGCGCACCGTCGCCGAGCGCGTCGCACCGGCCGAGATCATCGCCGTCGTCAAGGCCGACGCCTACGGGCACGGCGCCGTCGCGACGGCGCGGGCCGCCCTCGCCGCGGGCGCCACGAGGCTCGGCGTCGCCGACCTCGACGAGGCGTTCGAACTGCGCGACGCGGGCATCGACGCGCCCGTCGTCGCGTGGCTGCACGACCCCGGCGCCGACTTCGCCGCGGCGGTCGCCGCCGACGTCGAGCTCGGCGTCTCGAGCCGCGCCCAACTCGACGAGATCGCATCGGCGGCCGCCGGAGCAGCCGCCCGCGTGCACCTCAAGATCGACACCGGGCTCAGCCGCAACGGCGTGCCGGCCACCGAGTGGCCCGCGGTCGTCGCCCGGGCGGTCGAGCTCGAGCGGGCGGAGCGCATCGGCGTGGTCGGCATCTTCAGTCACTTCGCGAACACGTCGCGCGAGGTCGACGCCGACCAGCTCGCCGCGTTCGAGCGGGCGCTCGCGATCGCCGAGCAGGCCGGCCTCACGGGGCGCCTGCGCCACATCGCGTCGAGCGAGCAGGCGTTGCGCGACCCGTCGTCGCGCTACGACGCCGTGCGCATCGGCATCGGCCTGTACGGCCTCACCCCGTTCGGCGACGGCACGACCTCGGCCGACCTCGGGCTCACCCCGGCGATGACCCTGCGGGCGCGGGTCGCCGCGGTCCGCCGGGTCGACGCCGGCGCCGGAGCGTCGTACGGCCACATCTGGCACGCCAACGCCGAGACGACGCTCGCGCTCGTGCCGCTCGGCTACGCCGACGGCATCCCGCGGCAGGCCTCGGGGCAGGGCGCCGAGGTGCTCATCGGCGGGCGTCGCCGCCCCGTGGTCGGCCGTGTCGCGATGGACCAGTTCATCGTCGACGCCGGCGACGCACCGGTCGCGGTGGGCGACGAGGTCGTCGTGTTCGGCGACCCGGCGACGGGCGCCCCGACCGCCGACGAATGGGGGGCCGCGGCCGGCACGATCGGCTACGAGATCGTCACCCGCATCGGCCCGCGCGTGCCCCGGCGCTACACGGGCGGCCCGCGCACGGTGCCGTGGCCCGAGGCCGAAGACCTGTGA
- a CDS encoding holo-ACP synthase: protein MIAGIGIDVVDIERFERSIARTPALVERLFAESERGRPPRSLAARFAAKEALIKALGGHAVIRWHDMRIIQDADGNPDFALSGALAEHVAALGIDRVHLSMSHDAGIASAFVVLEAVGGR from the coding sequence GTGATCGCCGGCATCGGCATCGACGTCGTGGACATCGAGCGCTTCGAGCGCTCGATCGCCCGCACCCCCGCGCTCGTCGAGCGCCTGTTCGCCGAGAGCGAACGCGGTCGCCCGCCGCGCTCGCTCGCGGCCCGTTTCGCCGCCAAGGAGGCGCTCATCAAGGCACTCGGGGGCCACGCGGTCATCCGCTGGCACGACATGCGCATCATCCAGGACGCCGACGGCAATCCCGACTTCGCACTGTCCGGCGCGCTCGCCGAGCACGTCGCCGCGCTCGGCATCGACCGGGTGCACCTGTCGATGAGCCACGACGCCGGCATCGCGAGCGCGTTCGTCGTGCTCGAGGCGGTGGGCGGCCGATGA